The stretch of DNA TTTGTATTCTGAGTACAAAGTTTATTCGAAGTACGAGGTTTTCCATTTGTAAACTGAAAGCAACGGATGTACGAGGTTTTTTATTCTATATATAGAGTTTTTTTATTGTGTGATTATGCGCTGGAGGTATATAAAGTTATTCCGTGCACAAAATATtgagaattaaaaaaaaagttttgatATTATTCGCAAAGGAGTGTCTACACAGCAGTGCAAGTGTGCAACAGAGGATAAGCCCCAAGCCCCCATCCACTCGCAGAAGGCAGAACCTCCCGCTCGTCTGCTCCAATCCAGCAAGGCAGGTAAGCAGCCATGGCGCCTCTGGCCCTCCGCCCCACCATctcggccaccgccgcctccacgacACTTGCGACCGTTGGCTCCCTTTGCCGCCACGCTGCCAAATCCCGCCGGCGCCCCACCATCACCTGCAAGGCGGAGCCGAGCGGCGGCAACAGCACCCTGGAGCTGGCCGCGGGTGCCGCCGGGCTGGCCTCGAGCGCGACGGTGGCGTGGTCCCTGTACACGCTGAACACGACGGGCTGCGGCCTGCCCCCGGGCCccggcggcgccctcggcgCCGCGGAGGGGGTCAGCTACCTCGTCGTGGCGGGCCTGGTCGGGTGGTCGGTCACCACCAAGGCGCGCACGGGGTCGggcctccccgccggcccctACGGCCTCCTCGGCGCCTCCGAGGGCGTCGCCTACCTCACCGCAGTCGCCATCGCCGTTGTCTTCGGCCTGCAGTTCTTGCAGCAGGGGTCGATCCCGGGCCCGTTGCCGTCGGAGCAGTGCTTTGGCTGACCCTGTAGCTCATCCCGCTCACACTTTGCCGGCTGCAAAGCTCTACGGTTGGGTATTGCTGAGAGATTGAATGTGTACTCTGCGATCTGTTGAATTGCAGTATATACATGCGTGTCCGTTGGTGACTGTAGATCTGTAGTTTTTCAATCTGAGCTTCCATTTTTGCCTACTTCACTGGTTCTTGAGCTGAGACGTTTTCTTTTGAGGTTTCTGTGTTCAAGGATTGGGTAGATTCTTCAGAATTTGAGAAAATGAGACCAAATTTTGAAATGTAGCCGCGATTGCAAGAATGGAGCACTGCTGGATAAGGTTTAAAAATAGAGTTCTGGAAAACAGCTGTAGAAATCCTACGGCTGCCTACGGTTGCGCCTGTTTGGTTTGAGCCAGCCATTTGCTGCCTGGGCCAGGCAGCACCTCCAGGCCGTCGATTTCATCAGCCTGGGGTTCAGATTGCTGCCTGGAAGCAGCtgcctggctcaggcctccaaCCAAACAAGCCGGTGCGTGTCGCCGGTGTCATCCATCTCTGACCCTGATACCCACTTCCTCCCTGTACTCGGACATCATCTCAGGTTGCTAGACAGAATCCATTCAATGTGTTTCAGAAACAATTGATCGTGAACATTTGTGGAAGAAGATAATGTGGTCGAATGTTTAGGAAAGTGCAGCAAAAAATGATCGATTGTCAAATCCAAAATAGTATGGTCGGTATGCAGCTATCTTCTTCTTTGCAATCTTCTCCTTCGTGCTGTCAACATACTGATAGAACGCATATCTCCACATTTTACTGCAAAATAAGATGCCTCAGGATATCCACAATCCAAAGCTAAATCCAGCAACGACAAAGCAATACAACCACAATGTCTCTCTACCATCATCCTGGCTTGTGTGACTGTGCGTTGATGCTGTTGCGTTTGCACATTCTCTCAAAGGAGGACCGCATAGCCCTTGGTTGTTGCTGTATATTGATGGATCGGCAAGTGTCTGCAGCTGACGACCTGTCGGCATCCTTCCTGACAAACCATTGTCCGAGAGGTTTAAACTGCTTATAAACTTCAAATCGACAAAGCTTGGAGGTATTTGTCCCGATAGTCGATTCCATGACAAGTCGAGGGATTCTAGCATTGCCAAATTGCCAATATCTTCTGGGATACCACAGTTCAGGTACCCTAGTCCGCGAAGTTTCGGGGTTGCGAGCCCTTCGGAGATCCGTTGTGATATAGTTTCACGACAAGTCTATACCTGTCActggggtggtaaagggctaAAGATTTTAAACTAGACAATCTAAAGGCtggactctaatcttatataattttgagctataAAATTTAAAAGACTTGTTgagctgtgaagaggccattagagccatggcccattaccactcCTGCCTGTCACAAATGCAATGGTCTTTCACCTGGAAAACTATTCTCCCCCACTTTGGGACGCAAGGAAGCAGGTGGTGCAGGGGCGGGCCCACCTCAATTTAagggtattcaactgaatacccattatttttAGCAAAAACATTTTGTATATATACTGTATTCCatgtatataaataaaaaaatgaaaatttcaCCAATAACATGTCTGTCTTGTCTGTGCCTCCTCCTCTCATTCAGGCCCATAAACGATAGTAAGtccacctcctctccctcccccgtCGGCTGACCCGAAACCCACATAGCCCACACAGGCACCTAACTTGATTGGTGCCGTGGTGCGTGgtgcctgccgctgccgcttcCTCTCTCCTAACTTCCCGAGTTGCAACCGGCCAGCGGCCAGCGTGCCCACTCGCCAAAACAGGCGGCGGATCCCTGTCAGCGGCCCCTACCGCCGACGAGGGatgggcggacggcggcgaaccGCAGCCAGGCCACCGTGGCTCCGGCTCTCCGCTCGGTGGGCGGCGGCACTAGACCAcgagcgccaccgccacctgccTGTGGGCGGCGGCACTAGACCACCGGCAATGTATCTAGTGGAAACCACCGTCTTCGTGAAAACTCGTACAAACTAAgacaaaaaagtcgtctaaattcaccaaacaATCACATATTtatatgatatgatgatacacaaccttgtaaaatatcttgtccaaactcgtcTTCGTTTgtaagatataaaaataacaaatttctacaTGTGTATCTTGTCCAAACCTTGTAAAACAGCTTTCTTGCTTGAAAATTGTTATTTTtgtatctcacaaacgaagtcgagtttggacaaaatattttacaagattgtgtatcattacatcatctacatgtgtgatttttcttGGCGAATTTAGTCGACTTTTACACGAGTTTTCACGAAGgttgtggtttccaccagattagTTGCCCTAGACCACCAGAGCCATCTGCTTGCAGCCCTGCACGGCGCTCAGCGCCATGCCCATGCGCCAGGACCACGCACGGCCCAATGCCAAGGGCCGCGTGGGCGGCCGGTGGCAGTACTGCAGGTCGGCAACAAGACATGGGTTATGGATACTACAAACTTGAGAAATTTTCTTGTTTTGTGAATAATAATTGCAATTGGTGAATACTTGTGAGCTTTTGATGAATTGATAGCAATGTAGTGAGGAAAACGTTTGTGATAAATTTATAGTGAATTTGTGCCAAATTTTTAAAGGAGAGTGCCAGTGCCATCACTATttgatgagtttttttttcgaaaaagcTGTTGTGTACCATGAAAGAGTAGCAATGAATTATTGTGTACCATGAAAGAGTAGCAATGAATTATGTGCTATAAATCTATATATACTCCCTTTAGGCTGTCATGGAGCTTTAGGCTGTCATGGAGGGAGTACACTTTGGGCTGTCAAAAAAATAgcctttgaaaattttgaatacccacaCTTGTaatcctgggcccgcccctgagGTGGTGCGGTGCCTCTATCAACTGCGGAGCGATGTCTATTCATTTAAGTGAGCTGCTATGGACAAGGAGCTTGTTGTCCGAGTTAAAGCTAAGCGAAGGTCCCTTCAAGCTCTGGTTCTAATAACTGGTCTGCGACAAACATTGGTAATAATCCGGTTTAACACAACAGAACAAGCATGTGGAAATTGGTCGCTTCTTCATCAAGGAGCCGTTAGATGAAGGGGCGCACTTAAACCAAGTGAAGTAGTTTCAGGTGAGCAAATGAGCAAGTATCAAATTGTAGGAGCCAAAAAAATGTCAGCCGCTAGCAAGATGGGACAATTGACATCTATCATCCATATTGAATAGAGTATTTTAGTTGTAAATGAGTTGTATGTATTAGAGTTGGGAACATATCAGATGcaaatcaacatccaagggaagAGCCGCAGGGTGGTGGGAGAgtagatttgcaaaagtgtaattacccaatccaagggtgggaccagattgtaaaattactcaATCCCCCATGccctttggatgttgatccgatgacacagattgaagttttcatagtttgcacggagaagtTGGTTTGCACCTCATACGTTCTAATTAGAGTTAGTGTTCCAGGCATGAGAGGCCCACGTATGTATGATAAATATGTACTCGAGGACGAGATAGGAGtggaatcttttttttttcgattTCAGAACTTTCTCCAGCATACTTCCACTCGATCCAATCTGTAGACGATTCAGCTACATACATAAACAAattcttatttatttattttaaattctGGCATCATCAATGCAGTCCAACAACCATATGTTTATTCTTTATTATCGGCCTACCTGTAAAGCTAACAAGGGTAAAACCAGGCTTTATCAGTTCAGGGCTGTTTGTTTTCGTTGATTATTTGGAGGGGGAAAAAAAGGCAAGCTCGACCCTTTCCAAACCCAAATTGCTGCATGGTAGCTCCATGTCGTAAAAGAATCTTTCTCGCTGTCACCAACCGTCTCAAGATGTGTTGCGGGCCGGCCTTGACATCATATGTTCAGATTTCTGCACATGTGAAAAGGCATAGGTGTGTATGCTTAGGTGGCCCATTCAGATGATAATCTTATCAACATATAATGACTATTGTAATTATATCAAAGGATCTGCCGATTCATGCAAGAATTGTATATTTATCTGCTAGAATTTTTAATTGGTATCGAAAGTGCCATGAGCTTGTCAGGAACAGAGTGGCAGGCGAATAACAGGAAGAGGACGCTAACCTGTTCAGTGTAAGGCAGATACTTCCCGTCAAATGTGACCACCACACGATCTTTGCCGTCAGCACCTTGAACCTTGTCAACTGAACAGTAGAAATCTATGGCCGACATGCTGCAATAAGGAGCAACAAAAATATAGTAACACAAAGTTATTTACACAAAAATAAGATCTATAACACAGTGTCAACATTTGACAGATCAATCAATAGGGAGTTTCATGGGCCGATGATTCCATGGATATATTTGCTAACTGCACACATTCAAGTGTTTACTGGGGTTTCGACAGGAACAGGCATGAATGACGCTGCACAAGAATTTAAAAGCATTCCAAGTTCTAATAAATGTCTACACGCAAACACAGAGACACCATACAGAACGCAAAAAAACCTTGAAGGTGATGCCAATGGCAGTGTTTTCAAAGGACTTTGTATCCTCTCTGAAGCATACGGGAAAATGGATTTACTAACTTGTATACCACACAATACTTCGTGCCCAATCACTGGAAACTAAGAATTTATGCAAAAAATGAAGCATAGGTGGATTTCTTACATTCCATCACCAAATTCCTCATTGATGATTTCCTTGATGCTCTCTCCAAAATGCATGACAGCTTCATTCAATCTGTGTGCAATATGTAGTAACATTGTTACTAAGACACTAGTCTAATATCTGATAAATTACTGATGAAATGGATGGAAGAAATAACAAGTCATCGACTAACGAAGCTCTGAATACAAGCACAGCCATACAACTTTAGCAAGCTGCTGTCAAGAATGCTGAAGACTGTCAAGCTCAGCATGCAAACTTGCAGAATTGGATGTTCTTAACCAAGGATTGGGGCATAAGATATGGATCATCATTATCTAAAAGAAGTAGCATAGATATGGATAAGCTTGTGCAACAGGAATTCAGACCACTCTAACATTCAGTCTTCTGAAATTTGAAAAGTGTGTTTAGGTTGGGGAAGAGGAAAACTGTACCCACATCCTTAATACAAAATTGGCTATTTGGCAGGGTACAAAATTGGCTATTTGGCAGGGTAATTATGTGTCACTTGGCAAGGCGAATTCCACATCCGCACCTGTATATGGCGGGCTCCTGGACGATGTCGGGGTGGTAGGACCGGAACGGCGGCTGCATCATGAGGCCGATGAGCTCGTCGGTGAGCGCGGGCAGCGCCGCCCTGAGCTTGGGCGCCGTGTCCGGCTTGAGCTGCGCCTGGCGCCGCAGCAGCTGCGCGACGTAGACGTTGGTGAACCCCGTCTCGGCCGCCACGTCCGAGAAGCTCTTCCCGGACTCGGCCTTCGCCGCCATCAGgcgccgcaccaccgccgccctcgCGCCGCTCTCCTCCATGCCCCCACGGTCCCtcccgccggcccgccgcgctGGCCACGAGGTGCTCGAGGAAGTGGACGGGGGCAGGTGGACTGGggcaggcgaggcgaggcgagatgGCACGGGTGATGTGTGCAGTGCGGCGTGGAGCGGCCAGGTGGGTGGCTGTGGATTGGATGGGCTGCCGCCGGGCCGGAGGGAGGGAGCTCGCGAACCGGGAGTCCGGGACACGGCTCTGGAGGaagttttttcatttttatattttttaaaaattaaaatttcaaaaatatatgtccattttcaaatatttcaaaaatataccccggtcgccctcccatagggcgacaggcccaaagtgtaattttttttcttccaatttgcaacgaagtccctggagaaaaaaaaaagaacctgtcgcccccccaacgggcgacaggtcgcccccccacgggcgacaggcccctgtcgcccacccctcgggcgacaggcccctgtcgcccacccctcgggcgacaggctCCCCTTTTTTTCGACAGAGCCCTTTTTTTTCCAAGGACTTTTatttttccagggacctattttaagctattcgagcgtgtattcgtcatcatcgtcggcaagatctcggccgctaactcctaccgcacgtaacttgtccttcattaaatcacgggaaaaaatcgcaagaacttctcttatttcacgagcattatggaacccacaaatataataaattcacatcaataatatctatagaaacaaatgacaagtaacctaccacaatcataaacatcggatacaaataagcggtccacagctatctcattacaaataaacatcatatacatctaaccactcctagtgcgtcggaccctcttagccctctgctgggcacggacatgtccctcggagtatgtgagaacatccggagacctcacctgtcgctcaggacgcgcaaggggctgcggtgtctgctgctgagagatcccaagtggtgctccttctagctgtgaataccccaagacatcggggtcaccttgcgcggcaggctcttctggactcaagctgtcgaagtcgtctaaggtgaatgtctcgttatctggtcga from Panicum virgatum strain AP13 chromosome 9K, P.virgatum_v5, whole genome shotgun sequence encodes:
- the LOC120650812 gene encoding uncharacterized protein LOC120650812, whose protein sequence is MAPLALRPTISATAASTTLATVGSLCRHAAKSRRRPTITCKAEPSGGNSTLELAAGAAGLASSATVAWSLYTLNTTGCGLPPGPGGALGAAEGVSYLVVAGLVGWSVTTKARTGSGLPAGPYGLLGASEGVAYLTAVAIAVVFGLQFLQQGSIPGPLPSEQCFG
- the LOC120650813 gene encoding cyanate hydratase-like yields the protein MEESGARAAVVRRLMAAKAESGKSFSDVAAETGFTNVYVAQLLRRQAQLKPDTAPKLRAALPALTDELIGLMMQPPFRSYHPDIVQEPAIYRLNEAVMHFGESIKEIINEEFGDGIMSAIDFYCSVDKVQGADGKDRVVVTFDGKYLPYTEQKSEHMMSRPARNTS